The Acidaminococcus fermentans DSM 20731 sequence GTGGAGCAATTGGGGTTGGCAATGATCCCGTGATGTTTGGTGATATCCTGGGGGTTCACTTCAGGAACAATCAGAGGCACATCCGGATCCATCCGGTAGGTGCTGGAGTTGTCAATGACCACGGCACCAGCCTTTACGGCAATGGGTGCGAAGGTCTTGGAAATGCTGCCGCCGGCGAACAGGGCCACATCCACCCCGTTGAAGGAGTCAGCCTTGGCTTCTTCCACTTTATAGGTCTTGCCCCGTACGGTCAGTTCCTTGCCGGCGCTCCGGGCAGAAGCCAGCAGCTTCAGATTTTTGAAGGGGAAATCCCGTTCGTTCAGCAGATTGATGAATTCCTGTCCAACGGCGCCGGTGGCACCCAGAATTGCCAGATTGTATTCTTTCATTGCACTCGTCTCCTTTGTTTACATGAGGTAATGCCCAAAAAGGGGACCCATCCACCGTCCATGGGGACGGTCCCCTTCCCTTTCAGGAAAGGACTTCCTATGGAAGCCTTACTCCAGGATCTGATCCAGTCCGTACACCAGGCCCTTGCGTTTCACCATGGTCCGGCAGCCCAGCATGACCCCGGGCATGTAGCATTCCCGGCTCACCGGGTCGTTGCGCACCGTAAGGGTTTCGCCCATGCTGCCGAAGATGATTTCCTGGCTGGCCACGAACCCGGGCAGCCGTACGCTGTGGATCCGCATCCCTTCGTATTCGCTGCCTCTGGCATGGGGCAGTTTTTCCACTTCATCCGGATTGCCCTGCTGGACAAAGCCGCCCCGGACTTCCGCCAGTTTCTGGGCGGTAAGGATGGCCGTGCCGCTGGGAGCATCCAGCTTTTTGTCATGATGCATTTCGATGATTTCCACCTGGGGGAAGTATTTGGCCACTTCTGCAGCGATTTTCATCATCAGGACAGCCCCCATGGCGAAGTTGGGGCAAACCAGGATACCCACGCCGTTCTTTTCCGCCAGGCCTTTCAGTTCCTCCAGATTTTCCTGGGTGAAGCCGGTGGTGCCCACTACGGCGTTGACCCCGGCGTTCAGGATGATCCGCAGGTTGTCCATGACCACATCGGGCCGGGTAAAATCCACCACCACATCGGGCTTGCAGGTTTCCAGGGCCCGGACCAGGTCCGTATCCACCGGGCAGCCTTCCACGGTTTTGTCCTTGCCGAACTTGTCCACAGCACCCACCAGTTCCATATCTTTCTGCTGCAGGACCGTTTGTACCACTGTGTGCCCCATTCTGCCCAGGGCACCGTTTACCAACACTTTGATCATACCAAGCATCTCTCCTTTGTGCATTCCTTTGGGAGACAAAAAAACAGGTCATGGAGGCGAGCCCAATGACCTGCAAGAAAAGAAGCCGCTCCTGCCATGGCAGGGGACTTGTTTCCGTTCCCATTGATAGCTCTCCACCCAAAGGCGACAGTCTGCAGATTGTTCACCTGCATCCCAGCATAAGCGCGCACCCGCAGCTTTGCTTCGGCGGTTCCCCTTTCGTTCCCTTCGTCGGTGTCCCTCTGAGAATTACTGATGTTTTCCGCGCCTCTATCTTTTGTTCAGTTATGGTTACAGTATAGGAGTTTCCGGCTGGCTTGTCAACCTTTATTCTCCCACAAAGTGGATTTTTTTCAGTCCCGGAGGTCCTTCCGCAGTTCCGCCTGGACGCGGCTGAAGAAATTTGTCAAATCCTTTACAAACTGCCGGGAATACACCGTGCTGTCAATGGTACTCCGTTTGGCGAAAATGACCTTTTGCTGGGCCAGGGACTGACCTTCATAGCTGCGGAGGGCTTCCACCATTTCTTCATAGGTGGCCCCGTAGCTGTAATCCGGGGTGGCTTCCATCTGTCTGCCCAGGGCCAGATAGAATTCGTTCCAGTCCTCCTGGGTCAGATCCTTTTTCAGGGCCGCCATGCAGCCCCGGATCAGATGGGCCTTCAGGTAGATGTATTCCCGCAGGGCCGTTTCCCGCTGTTCCGGGAACAGCTTGAACCATTCATACAGCTGATAGCCGCCCCAGTCTCCCATGGTGTCTACCAGGCTGATCATTTTCTTCCATTTGTTTTCCGTCATATCAGTGCCTCATTTCGTGGTGCTGCCGAAGCCGCCGCTCCGTTCCTGTTTGGGTGCTTTGCCGTCGTCATCGGCCAGCAGATAGGTGTAGAAAATCCCCTGGGCCACCCGTTCCCCCTTTTCCAGGGTCACGTCCTGATCGGTATCGTTGGCCAGGGCCAGCAGCAGATGGCCTTCGTTGTCCGGATTGTTGTAGTAATCCGCATCCACGATGCCCTCGTTGTTCACCAGCCGCAGGTGACGCTTCACCGCCATGCTGGACCGGATATGGATGCCCAGGTATTCATTGTCCTGCATATAGGCCTTTACCCCGGTGGGGACCATTTTCTGGCCGTGGGCCGGGATGGTCACCGTTTCCGGCAGGTAGATGTCGTACCCGGCGCTCCGGGCGGTCTGCCGGCTGGGCAGGGGGAAATCCATTTCTTTATAGGAAGAGATTTTTTCAAAACCGCGGATTTTCATGTTTCACAGACTCCTTTTTGTGCTCCATTTTCCAGGCCTGGATTTCTTTTTCCAAGGCGTCCACAAAGGTCCGCTGGGGAATGGGGCTGAAATTTTCCTTGATCTTTTTCTTTTCCAGGATCTTCCCGTTCCGGGTCAGCACCTGGATCTGGTTGATCCGGTAGGTATGGCCGGCCTCGTCGATTTCCACATCCATGATGCATTCTTTGGCCGAATCCGTCTCTTTCAGCTTTTTGGCGTACAGATGGTCCAGCAGCCGGATGAACGAGGGATTCTTCAGCACCGCCCGGGCCGTAGCCTGGGTCAGGGACGGGGTCTTGGGTTCCTGTTTGAACGAGGCCAGATCCGTATAATAGGTTCCGGATTTGTTTTCGCCCAACAGGCTCCATTCAGTGGGTTTGGCCGCCAGAGCATCCCCGCAGCCCCAAAGGACAAAGCAGGAAAACACCAGGGCCAGCAGTTGTTTTTTCATGGGCCCACTCCTTCTCAGTTTGTTTATCTTTCCATATTATAGGATACGTGGTTGTCAGCGGTCAACAGTCAACCGTCTTCCACCACCCCATCATCACCGCTCCGGCGGCGCCGGCTTTTTCCAGTTCCGGGATTTTTTCCGGTGTCACCCCTCCCAGAGCATAGACGGGAACGGGACTTTGGGCGCACACCTGCCGGAGGGCTTCCAGGCCCCGGGGCGGCAGCCCCGGCTTGCATTGGGTGGGA is a genomic window containing:
- a CDS encoding deoxyuridine 5'-triphosphate nucleotidohydrolase (catalyzes the formation of dUMP from dUTP), with the protein product MKIRGFEKISSYKEMDFPLPSRQTARSAGYDIYLPETVTIPAHGQKMVPTGVKAYMQDNEYLGIHIRSSMAVKRHLRLVNNEGIVDADYYNNPDNEGHLLLALANDTDQDVTLEKGERVAQGIFYTYLLADDDGKAPKQERSGGFGSTTK
- the dapB gene encoding 4-hydroxy-tetrahydrodipicolinate reductase, with protein sequence MIKVLVNGALGRMGHTVVQTVLQQKDMELVGAVDKFGKDKTVEGCPVDTDLVRALETCKPDVVVDFTRPDVVMDNLRIILNAGVNAVVGTTGFTQENLEELKGLAEKNGVGILVCPNFAMGAVLMMKIAAEVAKYFPQVEIIEMHHDKKLDAPSGTAILTAQKLAEVRGGFVQQGNPDEVEKLPHARGSEYEGMRIHSVRLPGFVASQEIIFGSMGETLTVRNDPVSRECYMPGVMLGCRTMVKRKGLVYGLDQILE